In a genomic window of Solidesulfovibrio fructosivorans JJ]:
- a CDS encoding efflux RND transporter periplasmic adaptor subunit: MLTHHKRIVPALVALVAVAAALFALSGCKGGNEYVPPPPPKVKVAPPERRKVTEYMRFTGNTQAVNSVDLRARIEGFLVKQAYVDGATVKKGQLLFVIQPEPYEAKVLEAKAGLQSQLAGLHQAEIEYVRAKNLLREKAGPDTDVVKWDAQREQYKAGVENAKAQIELAQINLSYTKVTAPFNGRVSRRDVDVGNLVGGGEKTLLATIISYDPMYVYFTLGERDLLRLQASRGGKAAPGKHVKIPVEVGFSGSTDYPYKGVLDYYGLGIDPKTGTILLRGELPNPDGAIAPGLFARVRIPLEKREALLVPDTAVGQDQLGRFVLILNDKNVVEQRPVTIGFSVNDMLVVDKGLKGDERVIVSDLQRVRAGGKAEPMPDASASAPAASAGTKTPPAGAKK, from the coding sequence ATGCTTACGCATCACAAAAGGATCGTTCCGGCCCTGGTCGCCCTGGTCGCAGTCGCGGCCGCGCTTTTCGCCCTTTCCGGTTGCAAGGGCGGCAACGAATACGTGCCCCCGCCGCCGCCCAAGGTCAAAGTGGCCCCGCCCGAGCGGCGCAAGGTCACGGAGTACATGCGGTTCACCGGCAACACCCAGGCCGTCAATTCCGTCGATCTGCGCGCCCGCATCGAGGGCTTCCTGGTCAAGCAGGCCTACGTGGACGGCGCGACCGTCAAAAAAGGGCAACTGCTGTTCGTCATCCAGCCCGAGCCCTACGAAGCCAAGGTCCTGGAGGCCAAGGCCGGGCTGCAAAGCCAGCTGGCCGGACTCCATCAGGCCGAAATCGAATACGTGCGGGCCAAAAACCTGCTGCGCGAAAAGGCCGGCCCGGACACGGACGTGGTCAAATGGGACGCCCAGCGCGAGCAGTACAAGGCCGGCGTGGAAAACGCCAAGGCGCAAATCGAGCTGGCCCAGATCAATTTGAGCTACACCAAGGTCACGGCCCCCTTTAACGGCCGGGTCAGCCGGCGCGACGTGGACGTGGGCAACCTGGTCGGCGGCGGCGAAAAGACCCTGCTCGCCACCATCATCAGCTACGACCCCATGTACGTCTACTTTACCCTCGGCGAGCGCGACCTGCTGCGCCTGCAGGCCAGCCGCGGCGGCAAGGCCGCTCCGGGCAAGCACGTCAAGATCCCCGTCGAGGTGGGCTTCAGCGGCTCGACCGACTATCCCTACAAGGGTGTGCTCGATTACTACGGCCTGGGCATCGACCCCAAGACCGGCACCATCCTGCTTCGCGGCGAGCTGCCCAATCCCGATGGCGCCATCGCTCCGGGCCTTTTCGCCCGGGTGCGCATTCCGCTGGAGAAACGCGAGGCCCTGCTCGTGCCGGATACGGCCGTGGGCCAGGACCAGCTCGGCCGCTTCGTCCTGATTTTAAACGACAAGAACGTGGTGGAGCAGCGGCCCGTGACCATCGGCTTTTCCGTCAACGACATGCTCGTGGTGGACAAGGGCCTCAAGGGTGACGAACGGGTCATC
- a CDS encoding Crp/Fnr family transcriptional regulator, whose product MGKKEGGVRTRITAGELEEVALFATLSAAQREHVAREASVESIAPGGLYFSERAASTGFHVLLSGRVKLFKVAEDGKEQIIYIFGPGEPFCLCSVFSDGKHPANLAALESSRVLVLAPRQFERLSKEDPALLLVLLQVMSRRLKEAMEMIDALSLKQIPSRIAAYFLTHARGESVRLGVTHREFAKIIGVTPETLSRTLTKMAKMGLIEQRDGEIRMLDRQLLEGCRDGTCA is encoded by the coding sequence ATGGGAAAAAAGGAAGGAGGCGTCCGAACCAGGATCACGGCCGGGGAGTTGGAGGAGGTGGCGCTTTTCGCCACGCTGAGCGCCGCCCAGCGGGAACACGTGGCGCGCGAGGCCTCGGTGGAGTCCATTGCCCCGGGCGGCCTCTACTTCAGCGAACGGGCCGCCTCGACGGGATTCCACGTCCTTCTTTCCGGACGGGTGAAGCTTTTCAAGGTCGCGGAGGACGGCAAGGAGCAGATCATCTACATTTTCGGGCCCGGGGAACCGTTTTGCCTGTGCTCGGTCTTTTCCGACGGCAAGCATCCGGCCAATCTGGCCGCCCTGGAATCAAGCCGGGTGCTTGTCCTGGCGCCCCGGCAATTCGAACGGCTGTCCAAAGAGGATCCGGCCTTGCTGCTTGTCCTGCTGCAGGTCATGTCGCGACGCCTCAAGGAGGCCATGGAGATGATCGACGCGCTGTCCCTGAAGCAGATCCCGTCCCGCATCGCCGCCTACTTTCTTACGCACGCGCGGGGCGAATCGGTCCGACTCGGGGTCACGCACCGGGAATTCGCCAAGATCATAGGCGTAACCCCGGAAACCCTTTCGCGAACCCTCACCAAAATGGCGAAAATGGGCCTCATAGAGCAACGCGACGGCGAAATCCGCATGTTGGACAGACAACTTCTCGAAGGATGCCGGGACGGAACGTGCGCGTGA
- a CDS encoding arsenic resistance protein, whose protein sequence is MTHILQKITKNLILAIPATMVLGFLFGLSTDARWLRGLIIPFTFLMVYPMMVTLKVRQVFQGGDVKAQALAQTVNFAVIPFLAWGIGQVFFAQRPFMALGLLLAGLLPTSGMTISWTGFAKGNVAAAVKMTVIGLVVGSLATPLYVRALMGTAIEVNMVAVFLQIGIIVFLPMALGYATQRLLVRKYGQETFQKRFGPRFPPLSTLGVLGIVFVALALKARTIMQSPEVLLAILTPLVLLYAVNFTLSTLVGRRFLARGDAIAMVYGSVMRNLSIALAIAMNAFGEQGADAALVVAAAYIIQVQSAAWYVRLTARLFGAEAREPVTA, encoded by the coding sequence ATGACGCATATCCTGCAGAAAATAACCAAGAATCTCATCCTGGCCATCCCGGCCACCATGGTGTTGGGCTTTCTCTTCGGCCTGTCCACCGACGCCCGCTGGCTGCGCGGCCTGATCATCCCGTTCACCTTCCTCATGGTGTATCCCATGATGGTGACGCTCAAGGTGCGGCAGGTCTTCCAGGGAGGCGACGTCAAGGCGCAGGCGCTCGCCCAGACCGTGAACTTCGCCGTGATTCCCTTCCTTGCCTGGGGCATCGGCCAGGTCTTTTTCGCCCAACGGCCGTTTATGGCGCTGGGGCTGTTGCTGGCCGGGCTCTTGCCCACCAGCGGCATGACCATTTCCTGGACCGGCTTTGCCAAGGGAAACGTCGCCGCCGCCGTGAAGATGACGGTCATCGGCCTTGTCGTGGGTTCGCTGGCCACGCCGCTTTACGTGCGGGCGCTGATGGGAACGGCCATCGAGGTCAATATGGTGGCGGTGTTTCTGCAGATAGGCATCATCGTGTTCCTGCCCATGGCCTTGGGGTACGCGACCCAGCGTCTGCTCGTGCGCAAGTATGGCCAGGAGACGTTTCAGAAACGGTTCGGACCGCGTTTCCCCCCGCTTTCCACCCTGGGCGTCCTTGGCATCGTGTTCGTGGCCCTGGCGCTCAAGGCCAGGACCATCATGCAGTCCCCGGAAGTGTTGCTGGCCATCCTCACCCCGCTCGTGCTGCTGTACGCCGTCAATTTCACCTTGAGCACCCTGGTGGGCAGGCGCTTTCTGGCTCGCGGCGACGCCATCGCCATGGTGTACGGCTCCGTGATGCGCAACCTCTCCATCGCCCTCGCCATCGCCATGAACGCGTTCGGGGAGCAGGGCGCGGACGCCGCCCTCGTGGTGGCGGCGGCCTACATCATCCAGGTGCAGTCCGCGGCCTGGTATGTGCGCCTGACCGCCCGGTTGTTCGGCGCGGAGGCCCGCGAACCCGTAACCGCCTGA
- a CDS encoding PTS fructose-like transporter subunit IIB: protein MKRIVAVTACPTGVAHTIMAAEALKQVGASMGHSVTVETQGAQGARDVLSPEAIAAADAVIIASDIHIDPSRFVGKPIHAVSTGDAIRKTKAVIEAALAESGEPEEAAPPPADAIPHPPIAEAQSVSIVGVTSCPTGIAHTFMAAEALRKAATELGYAVKIETQGSVGAKNVLAPEDIAQADAVVIAADAFVDASRFVGKPLYETTTKAALHDARQVIETALAAPPKTAASSEAAPAEAASGAPRKKASAGPGPYRHLMTGVSYMLPVVVAGGLLIALAFALGGIYVGDQKGTLGWALMQIGGATAFKLYIPVLAGFIAYSIAERPGIAPGLVGGMLAATEGAGFLGGIVAGFLAGYLTRWLNGAIRLPKNLEGLKPVLILPFLSTLVVGLLLVFVIGPPVKAILTALTDWLAGMHQASALIFGLILGGMMAVDMGGPVNKAAYTFGVGLLASNVYAPMAAVMAGGMTPPLALGLAATLFPKRFSPEEHEASKAAMVLGLAFITEGAIPFAARDPFRVIPCAVLGSAVTGALSMVYGVTLMVPHGGAFVLLIPGAVTHVAAYAAAIAIGTAVTVLALYVAKRRIPVAA, encoded by the coding sequence ATGAAAAGGATCGTCGCCGTCACCGCGTGCCCCACCGGCGTGGCCCATACCATCATGGCCGCCGAGGCCCTGAAACAGGTGGGCGCGAGCATGGGCCACAGCGTCACCGTCGAAACCCAGGGCGCGCAAGGCGCCAGGGACGTGCTTTCCCCCGAGGCCATCGCGGCCGCCGACGCGGTCATCATCGCCTCGGACATCCACATCGACCCCAGCCGTTTCGTCGGCAAGCCCATCCATGCCGTAAGCACCGGCGACGCCATCCGCAAGACCAAGGCGGTCATCGAAGCCGCCCTGGCCGAATCGGGCGAGCCGGAGGAGGCCGCACCGCCGCCCGCCGACGCCATTCCCCACCCGCCGATCGCCGAAGCGCAAAGCGTGTCCATCGTCGGCGTGACATCCTGCCCCACCGGCATCGCCCATACCTTCATGGCCGCCGAGGCATTGCGCAAGGCGGCCACGGAGCTCGGCTACGCGGTGAAAATCGAGACCCAGGGCTCGGTCGGCGCGAAAAACGTGCTCGCGCCCGAGGACATCGCCCAGGCCGACGCCGTGGTCATCGCCGCCGACGCGTTCGTCGACGCGTCGCGGTTTGTCGGCAAGCCGCTCTATGAAACGACCACCAAGGCCGCGCTGCACGACGCCCGGCAAGTCATCGAAACGGCCCTTGCCGCCCCCCCGAAAACCGCCGCCTCGTCCGAAGCCGCGCCGGCCGAAGCCGCCTCCGGCGCGCCCCGGAAAAAAGCCTCCGCCGGTCCCGGACCCTACCGCCACCTCATGACCGGCGTGTCCTACATGCTCCCCGTGGTGGTGGCCGGCGGCCTGCTCATCGCCCTGGCCTTCGCCCTGGGCGGCATCTACGTCGGCGACCAGAAGGGCACCCTCGGCTGGGCCCTCATGCAGATCGGCGGGGCCACGGCCTTCAAACTCTACATTCCCGTCCTGGCCGGGTTCATCGCCTATTCCATCGCCGAACGCCCCGGCATAGCGCCGGGCCTTGTGGGCGGCATGCTGGCCGCGACCGAGGGGGCCGGATTTCTCGGCGGCATCGTGGCCGGCTTTCTGGCCGGCTACCTGACGCGATGGCTCAACGGCGCGATCAGGCTGCCGAAGAACCTGGAAGGGCTCAAGCCCGTGCTCATCCTGCCGTTTCTCTCCACGCTTGTCGTGGGGCTCTTGCTCGTCTTTGTCATCGGCCCGCCCGTCAAGGCGATCCTCACGGCCCTTACGGACTGGCTCGCCGGCATGCACCAGGCCAGCGCCCTGATCTTCGGCCTGATCCTCGGCGGCATGATGGCCGTGGACATGGGCGGTCCGGTCAACAAGGCCGCCTACACCTTCGGCGTGGGGCTGCTCGCCAGCAACGTCTATGCCCCCATGGCCGCGGTCATGGCCGGGGGCATGACGCCCCCTCTGGCCCTGGGCCTGGCGGCGACCCTTTTCCCCAAACGCTTCAGCCCGGAGGAACACGAGGCCAGCAAGGCGGCCATGGTCCTGGGGCTGGCCTTCATCACCGAGGGGGCCATTCCTTTCGCGGCCAGGGACCCGTTTCGGGTCATTCCCTGCGCCGTGCTCGGCTCCGCCGTGACCGGGGCCTTGTCCATGGTCTACGGCGTCACGCTCATGGTCCCCCACGGCGGCGCGTTCGTCCTGCTCATCCCGGGCGCGGTGACGCATGTCGCCGCCTACGCGGCGGCCATCGCCATCGGCACGGCGGTCACGGTGCTGGCTTTGTACGTGGCCAAGCGACGCATCCCGGTTGCCGCCTGA
- a CDS encoding GAF domain-containing protein has protein sequence MALHEHTTAIYELARLINMSLKPGEVLSLIAEHTAKAMRAKGCFIRLLSRDGKILEPGAYYGLSDRYAHKGPVEVAKSRLDQEVLKGEILTIADVSKDDRFQYPKEAADEGLCSLVVAPLSVGGDRIIGSIRVYSAECRTFSAEDLEFVRCIANLSGLALENARMYAALSRAKQLADEYTYQVFEE, from the coding sequence ATGGCATTGCACGAGCACACCACGGCCATCTATGAGCTTGCCCGGCTGATCAACATGAGCCTCAAACCCGGCGAAGTCCTGTCCCTGATCGCCGAGCACACGGCCAAGGCCATGAGGGCCAAGGGTTGTTTCATCCGCCTGCTGAGCCGCGACGGCAAGATCCTGGAACCCGGCGCGTATTATGGTCTCTCGGATCGCTACGCCCACAAGGGCCCCGTGGAAGTGGCCAAATCCCGGCTCGACCAGGAAGTGCTCAAGGGCGAGATCCTCACCATCGCCGACGTGAGCAAGGACGACCGGTTCCAGTATCCCAAGGAAGCCGCCGACGAGGGCTTGTGCTCCCTGGTGGTCGCGCCGCTTTCCGTCGGCGGCGACAGAATCATCGGGTCCATCAGGGTCTATTCCGCCGAGTGTCGGACGTTTAGCGCCGAGGATCTCGAATTTGTGCGCTGCATCGCCAACCTTTCCGGCCTGGCCCTGGAAAACGCCCGCATGTACGCCGCCCTTTCCCGGGCCAAGCAGTTGGCGGACGAATACACCTATCAGGTTTTCGAGGAGTAG
- the pfkB gene encoding 1-phosphofructokinase — protein MLQEQTVVTVTMNPAVDLACTVPGFALGEVNRVARARTDPGGKGINIARLLRLFNLPVAGTGFLGADNAGLFERLFQQRGIQDAFVRLPGETRTDVKVVDPEAKTTTDINCPGLTPDTPHLAALFSTVDRLSRDAGLVVIAGSLPPGLEDGVVAKLVAMARARGLRAVVDTSGPALAEAIAAKPSLIKPNTLELGQYLGRSVESLEDVVAEARALVRGGIETVAVSLGERGAVFVEAEAAVVARPPQIEAVSTVGAGDAMVAGLCAGLARGLPLPERARLATAMAAAVVAQPGPCLSDIGPARALESLVVVEPLEARRMES, from the coding sequence ATGCTGCAAGAACAAACCGTCGTCACCGTCACCATGAACCCGGCTGTGGACCTGGCCTGCACCGTGCCCGGGTTCGCCCTCGGCGAGGTCAACCGCGTCGCGCGCGCCCGGACCGATCCCGGCGGCAAGGGCATCAACATCGCCCGGCTGTTGCGCCTGTTCAACCTGCCCGTGGCCGGCACGGGTTTCCTTGGCGCGGACAATGCGGGCCTTTTCGAACGGCTTTTCCAACAACGGGGGATCCAGGACGCCTTTGTGCGCCTGCCGGGCGAGACCCGCACGGACGTCAAGGTGGTCGACCCCGAGGCCAAGACCACCACGGACATCAACTGCCCCGGCCTGACGCCGGACACGCCCCATCTGGCCGCGCTTTTCTCGACGGTCGACCGCCTGTCCCGGGACGCGGGACTCGTGGTCATCGCCGGTAGCCTTCCCCCGGGCCTGGAGGACGGGGTCGTGGCGAAGCTCGTGGCCATGGCCCGCGCCAGGGGACTGCGCGCCGTCGTGGACACCAGCGGTCCGGCCCTGGCCGAGGCCATCGCCGCCAAGCCTTCCCTCATCAAACCCAACACCCTGGAACTCGGCCAATACCTGGGCCGCTCCGTGGAATCCCTGGAAGACGTCGTGGCCGAAGCGCGCGCCCTTGTGCGCGGCGGCATCGAAACCGTGGCCGTGTCCCTGGGCGAACGGGGGGCCGTGTTTGTCGAGGCCGAGGCGGCCGTTGTGGCCAGGCCTCCCCAAATAGAGGCGGTCAGCACCGTGGGCGCGGGCGACGCCATGGTCGCCGGGTTGTGCGCCGGCCTGGCCCGTGGCCTGCCTTTGCCCGAGCGCGCCCGGTTGGCGACGGCCATGGCCGCCGCCGTGGTGGCGCAACCGGGGCCCTGCCTGTCCGACATCGGCCCGGCCAGGGCGCTTGAAAGCCTTGTCGTCGTCGAACCGCTGGAAGCGAGGAGGATGGAGTCATGA
- a CDS encoding aldose 1-epimerase family protein translates to MKKTVLFVLACLCLAATQALARDFVLTDTTGNVSIPEWTVSAKSLGFTDGPAFSVTKTTLHGGKQEGSTRITIVTPELEVSLIPTRGMDIYEIKSGGIRFGWKSPVDEIVNPAFMNLEMRGGLGWLDGFNEMMVRCGYEWTGHPGQEQGRLMSLHGRAGNTPASKVVVAIDDKAPHAIHVKGLIKENTFKFAALETWTELTVTPGVKCVKIHDVLTNNSDYDRDYQIIYHSNFGVPILEAGAKVLIPVQEISPFNDYAKKGLADWQTYLGPTKGYDEMVFNIRAYAGKDGWTPVVLRNKAGDHGIAVRYDAAELPVLTLWKNTDTLRQGYVTGIEPGTSYAYPRQIERKQGRVKSLAPGASQAFDVEYWPLTTGDEVAGFAKRVEAVAAGRTPKVVAVPMAKE, encoded by the coding sequence ATGAAAAAGACTGTCCTGTTTGTCCTCGCCTGTCTCTGCCTGGCCGCGACCCAGGCCTTGGCCCGGGATTTCGTGCTGACCGACACGACCGGCAATGTTTCGATTCCCGAATGGACGGTTTCGGCCAAGTCGCTGGGGTTCACGGACGGCCCCGCTTTTTCGGTCACCAAGACGACGCTCCATGGGGGCAAGCAGGAAGGCAGCACGCGCATCACCATCGTGACCCCGGAACTGGAGGTGTCGCTGATCCCGACGCGGGGCATGGACATTTATGAGATCAAAAGCGGCGGCATCCGCTTCGGTTGGAAATCGCCGGTGGATGAAATCGTCAATCCCGCCTTCATGAACCTGGAGATGCGGGGAGGCCTGGGCTGGCTGGACGGGTTCAACGAAATGATGGTGCGTTGCGGCTACGAGTGGACCGGCCACCCCGGCCAGGAGCAGGGGCGCCTGATGAGCCTGCACGGCCGCGCCGGCAATACGCCCGCGTCCAAGGTCGTGGTCGCCATCGACGACAAGGCCCCCCACGCCATCCATGTCAAAGGCCTGATCAAGGAGAACACCTTCAAGTTCGCGGCGCTGGAAACCTGGACCGAGCTGACGGTGACCCCCGGCGTCAAGTGCGTGAAGATCCACGACGTCCTGACCAACAACAGCGATTACGACCGCGATTACCAGATCATCTACCACAGCAATTTCGGCGTCCCCATCCTCGAGGCCGGGGCCAAGGTGCTGATCCCGGTCCAGGAGATTTCGCCCTTCAACGACTACGCCAAGAAAGGGCTGGCCGACTGGCAGACCTATCTGGGCCCGACCAAGGGCTATGACGAGATGGTTTTCAATATCCGGGCCTATGCCGGCAAGGACGGCTGGACCCCGGTGGTGCTGCGCAACAAGGCCGGCGACCATGGCATCGCGGTGCGCTATGACGCCGCCGAACTGCCGGTGCTGACGTTGTGGAAAAACACCGACACCCTGCGCCAGGGATATGTGACCGGCATCGAGCCCGGGACGAGCTACGCCTATCCGCGCCAGATCGAGCGAAAGCAGGGGCGGGTGAAAAGCCTTGCCCCGGGCGCCAGCCAGGCCTTCGATGTGGAGTATTGGCCGCTGACGACCGGCGACGAGGTGGCCGGCTTCGCCAAGCGGGTGGAAGCCGTGGCCGCCGGCCGGACGCCCAAAGTCGTTGCCGTCCCCATGGCCAAGGAATAA
- a CDS encoding universal stress protein — MLPQYRKILYATDLSATARQALRHVAALEERFDAAVTVLHVLPDPLELFSEQAGMDLEQAFGEDGAHWIGQGEYARAGKAMRGRLEAIAAEDFPPGPSARHFAEAEVRIVCGDPTEQILQEAQKGGYDLIVMGTHGHGRLLGMVLGSVAQQTIRSSRIPVLVVPLPE, encoded by the coding sequence ATGTTGCCGCAATACCGAAAGATATTGTACGCGACGGATTTGTCCGCAACGGCCCGTCAGGCGTTGCGCCACGTGGCTGCGCTCGAGGAGCGCTTCGACGCCGCCGTGACCGTATTGCATGTGCTGCCCGACCCGCTGGAACTTTTCAGCGAACAGGCGGGCATGGATCTCGAACAGGCCTTTGGCGAAGACGGCGCGCATTGGATCGGCCAGGGCGAGTATGCCCGCGCGGGCAAGGCCATGCGCGGGCGCCTGGAGGCGATCGCGGCCGAGGATTTTCCCCCCGGCCCTTCGGCACGCCATTTCGCCGAGGCCGAAGTGAGAATCGTCTGCGGCGATCCGACGGAGCAAATCCTACAGGAAGCCCAGAAAGGCGGCTACGACCTCATCGTCATGGGGACGCACGGCCATGGCCGGTTGCTCGGCATGGTCCTCGGCAGCGTCGCCCAGCAGACGATCAGGAGCAGTAGGATTCCGGTTCTCGTGGTTCCGCTGCCCGAGTGA
- the gap gene encoding type I glyceraldehyde-3-phosphate dehydrogenase, which produces MSKIRVGINGFGRIGRQVLRSIWERHREAMEVVAINDLFEVKTNAHLLAHDTCYGRFAPRVVVDGDTMRIGDEWNIVNLGERDPRLLPWGDLGVDVVVESTGIFRTGPKAMQHVEAGAKRVVISAPAKDEDITVVMGVNHAQYDPAKHVVISNASCTTNCLAPIVHVLHKAYGIAKGVMTTVHAYTNDQRILDLPHKDLRRARAAACNMIPTSTGAAKAVALVIPEMAGRFEGFSVRVPTPTVSLVDFVAVLEKDTTAEALKAALREAAEGELKGILAVSPEPLVSSDYVGDSHSSIVDADFTTVQGGNLAKVYAWYDNEWGYSCRVADLIAYMGQRGI; this is translated from the coding sequence ATGAGCAAAATACGCGTCGGCATCAACGGATTCGGCCGCATCGGCCGTCAGGTGCTGCGCTCCATCTGGGAGCGGCACCGGGAAGCGATGGAAGTGGTGGCCATCAACGACCTCTTCGAGGTGAAGACCAACGCCCACCTGCTTGCCCATGACACCTGTTACGGCCGGTTCGCCCCGCGCGTCGTCGTGGACGGCGACACCATGCGCATCGGCGACGAGTGGAACATCGTGAACCTCGGCGAACGCGACCCGCGCCTGCTTCCCTGGGGCGACCTCGGCGTCGACGTGGTGGTGGAATCCACCGGCATTTTCCGCACCGGCCCCAAGGCCATGCAGCACGTGGAAGCGGGGGCCAAGCGGGTGGTCATCTCCGCGCCGGCCAAGGACGAGGACATCACGGTGGTCATGGGCGTCAACCATGCACAGTACGACCCGGCCAAGCACGTGGTCATTTCCAACGCCTCGTGCACCACCAATTGCCTGGCCCCCATCGTGCACGTCCTGCACAAGGCCTACGGCATCGCCAAGGGCGTGATGACCACGGTGCACGCCTACACCAACGACCAGCGCATTCTGGACCTGCCGCACAAGGACCTGCGCCGGGCCCGGGCCGCCGCCTGCAACATGATCCCCACCTCCACGGGCGCGGCCAAGGCCGTGGCCCTGGTGATTCCGGAGATGGCCGGCCGGTTCGAGGGATTTTCCGTTCGCGTGCCCACGCCCACGGTTTCTCTGGTGGATTTCGTGGCCGTGCTGGAGAAGGACACCACCGCCGAGGCGCTCAAGGCCGCGCTTCGCGAGGCGGCCGAAGGGGAGCTCAAGGGCATCCTGGCCGTCTCCCCGGAACCGCTCGTCTCCTCGGATTACGTGGGCGATTCCCACTCCTCCATCGTGGATGCGGATTTCACCACGGTCCAGGGCGGCAACCTCGCCAAGGTGTACGCCTGGTACGACAACGAATGGGGCTATTCCTGCCGCGTGGCGGATCTTATCGCCTACATGGGGCAACGCGGCATCTGA
- a CDS encoding efflux transporter outer membrane subunit — protein MYVTRTRFRLCATFFLALCLCGCMKLGPDFKRPDAQLYDTWAEDGADGLKQGQAVQNEWWKTFGDPELSKLVRTAFDRNLTLRVAGLRVIEGRAQLGIAVGQLYPQSQAASGGYTYSRESHLGPSWPQPSTESKTTSPDQIWQNTVAFSAAWELDFWGKYRRGIESADAAMRASAADYDNALVSLAGDVARTYLDLRINQAQLKIAHENVELEKEGLKIAEARFRYGATSERDVQQAKTMLLSTEATIPGFQSAIKKNRHALSVLLGLPPDKAPEGLTDSEGIPAPPWEIAVGVPADLLRRRPDVRAAEYAAMAQCAQIGVAKADLFPSFSLTGSIGFLASNVGVFKLSELLSNNGFTAQFSPQFGWNLFNYGRIIDNVRVQDAKFQALLIQYQQTVLTALREVEDAMTAYIGASAQVVSLAKAADAAKRSADLAFIQYSEGKTDYTTVLVAQQQLLKQQDDLVQMRGQVATSLVSLYRALGGGWQVRQGLPYVPEDVRHEMEKRTWWGRQIREDPAKITNPDTRNILWYAPDI, from the coding sequence ATGTACGTGACCCGTACCAGGTTCCGGCTTTGCGCGACGTTTTTCCTGGCTTTGTGCCTTTGCGGCTGCATGAAGCTCGGCCCCGATTTCAAGCGCCCCGACGCCCAGCTCTACGATACGTGGGCCGAGGACGGCGCCGACGGCCTCAAACAGGGGCAGGCCGTGCAAAACGAATGGTGGAAGACCTTTGGCGACCCGGAACTGTCCAAGCTCGTCCGGACCGCCTTCGACCGGAACCTGACCCTGCGCGTGGCCGGACTGCGGGTCATCGAAGGCCGGGCCCAGCTCGGCATCGCCGTGGGCCAGCTCTATCCGCAATCCCAGGCCGCCTCCGGCGGCTACACCTACAGTCGGGAAAGCCATCTCGGCCCCAGCTGGCCCCAGCCGAGCACCGAATCCAAGACCACCTCGCCCGACCAGATCTGGCAGAACACGGTCGCTTTCAGCGCCGCCTGGGAGCTGGACTTCTGGGGCAAGTACCGCCGGGGCATCGAGTCGGCCGACGCCGCCATGCGGGCCTCGGCCGCCGATTACGACAACGCCCTGGTCAGCCTTGCCGGCGACGTGGCCCGGACCTACCTGGATTTGCGCATCAACCAGGCGCAACTGAAGATCGCCCACGAAAACGTGGAACTGGAAAAGGAAGGCCTCAAGATCGCCGAGGCCCGCTTCCGCTACGGGGCCACCAGCGAACGCGACGTGCAGCAGGCCAAGACCATGCTGCTCTCCACCGAAGCCACGATCCCCGGGTTTCAAAGCGCCATCAAGAAAAACCGACACGCCCTGTCCGTGCTGCTCGGCCTGCCCCCGGACAAGGCCCCGGAGGGCCTCACCGACTCCGAGGGCATTCCCGCCCCGCCCTGGGAAATCGCCGTGGGCGTGCCGGCGGATCTGCTGCGCCGCCGTCCGGACGTGCGCGCGGCCGAGTACGCGGCCATGGCCCAGTGCGCCCAGATCGGCGTGGCCAAGGCCGATCTGTTCCCCTCGTTTTCGCTGACCGGCAGCATCGGCTTTTTAGCCAGCAACGTCGGCGTGTTCAAGCTGTCCGAGTTGCTGTCCAACAACGGCTTCACGGCCCAGTTCTCGCCCCAGTTCGGCTGGAATCTTTTCAACTACGGCCGCATCATCGACAACGTGCGGGTGCAGGACGCCAAGTTCCAGGCCCTGCTCATCCAGTACCAGCAGACGGTACTGACCGCCCTGCGCGAGGTGGAGGACGCCATGACCGCCTACATCGGGGCCAGCGCCCAGGTGGTCTCCCTGGCCAAGGCGGCCGACGCGGCCAAGCGCTCGGCCGATCTGGCGTTTATCCAGTACAGCGAAGGCAAGACCGACTACACCACCGTGCTGGTGGCCCAGCAGCAGCTGCTCAAGCAGCAAGACGACCTCGTGCAGATGCGGGGCCAGGTCGCGACCTCCCTGGTCAGCCTCTACCGGGCGCTTGGCGGCGGCTGGCAGGTGCGCCAAGGCCTGCCCTACGTGCCCGAGGACGTGCGCCACGAGATGGAAAAGCGCACCTGGTGGGGCCGGCAGATACGGGAAGATCCGGCCAAGATCACGAACCCGGATACGCGCAACATCCTCTGGTACGCGCCGGATATTTAG